The Rhinopithecus roxellana isolate Shanxi Qingling chromosome 13, ASM756505v1, whole genome shotgun sequence genome contains a region encoding:
- the EWSR1 gene encoding RNA-binding protein EWS isoform X3: MASTDYSTYSQAAAQQGYSAYTAQPTQGYAQTTQAYGQQSYGTYGQPTDVSYTQAQTTATYGQTAYATSYGQPPTGYTTPTAPQAYSQPVQGYGTGAYDTTTATVTTTQASYAAQSAYGTQPAYPAYGQQPAATAPTRPQDGNKPTETSQPQSSTGGYNQPSLGYGQSNYSYPQVPGSYPMQPVTAPPSYPPTSYSSTQPTSYDQSSYSQQNTYGQPSSYGQQSSYGQQSSYGQQPPTSYPPQTGSYSQAPSQYSQQSSSYGQQSSFRQDHPSSMGVYGQESGGFSGPGENRSMSGPDNRGRGRGGFDRGGMSRGGRGGGRGGMGLQSESLVYTSILKKYPYSVLSRQHNEKWD, translated from the exons GCATATGGGCAACAAAGCTATGGAACCTATGGACAGCCCACTGATGTCAGCTATACCCAGGCTCAGACCACTGCAACCTATGGGCAGACCGCCTATGCAACTTCTTATGGACAGCCTCCCACTG GTTATACTACTCCAACTGCCCCCCAGGCATACAGCCAGCCTGTCCAGGGGTATGGCACTGGTGCTTATGATACCACCACTGCTACAGTCACCACCACCCAGGCCTCCTATGCAGCTCAGTCTGCATATGGCACTCAGCCTGCTTATCCAGCCTATGGGCAGCAGCCAGCAGCCACTGCACCTACAAG ACCACAGGATGGAAACAAGCCCACTGAGACTAGTCAACCTCAGTCTAGCACAGGGGGTTACAACCAGCCCAGCCTGGGATATGGACAGAGTAACTACAGTTATCCCCAGGTACCTGGGAGCTACCCCATGCAGCCAGTCACCGCACCTCCATCTTACCCTCCTACCAG CTATTCCTCTACACAGCCGACTAGTTATGATCAGAGCAGTTACTCTCAGCAGAACACCTATGGGCAGCCGAGCAGCTATGGACAGCAGAGTAGCTATGGTCAACAAAGCAGCTATGGGCAGCAGCCTCCCACTAGTTACCCACCCCAAACTGGATCCTACAGCCAAGCTCCAAGTCAATATAGCCAACAGAGCAGCAGCTACGGGCAGCAGA GTTCATTCCGACAGGACCACCCCAGTAGCATGGGTGTTTATGGGCAGGAGTCTGGAGGATTTTCCGGACCAGGAGAGAACCGGAGCATGAGTGGCCCTGATAACCGGGGCAGGGGAAGAGGGGGATTTGATCGTGGAGGCATGAGCAGAGGTGGGCGGGGAGGAGGACGCGGTGGAATGGG GTTACAAAGTGAGAGCCTTGTATACACTTCAATACTTAAAAAGTACCCGTACTCAGTACTCAGCCGGCAGCATAATGAAAAGTGGGACTAG